The Nocardioides humi genome includes a region encoding these proteins:
- a CDS encoding FadR/GntR family transcriptional regulator gives MTDSTGAEAITSGSIRHPVQLTPMQVPKASDVLADDLRERILRGEFPEGTALPPERELVAQTRMSRTTVREALRILEVQGLVQIRTGRAGGAFVQRPGEESIASTVSLLIRGRQVRMAALLETREAVEPACAQLAAKYRTDADLEALDRANDAIAAEGSLADFLQANVDWHVAVAVASHNELLTGFMGALSRAIYASTDNSGFIDAAVRQTTVRAHRNITEAIRKRDASAAVRRMTRHVHEYASAVLEVEERTEIEVPGD, from the coding sequence ATGACTGACTCCACGGGAGCCGAGGCGATCACCTCGGGCAGCATCCGGCACCCCGTCCAACTCACCCCGATGCAGGTCCCCAAGGCCTCGGACGTCCTGGCGGACGACCTGCGCGAGCGGATCCTGCGCGGCGAGTTCCCCGAGGGCACGGCGCTGCCGCCGGAGCGCGAGCTCGTGGCGCAGACGCGGATGAGCCGGACGACGGTCCGCGAGGCGCTGCGGATCCTCGAGGTGCAGGGCCTGGTGCAGATCCGGACAGGTCGTGCCGGCGGCGCCTTCGTGCAGCGGCCGGGCGAGGAGTCGATCGCCAGCACCGTGAGCCTGCTGATCCGGGGCCGGCAGGTCCGGATGGCCGCGCTGCTGGAGACCCGCGAGGCGGTCGAGCCGGCCTGCGCGCAGCTGGCGGCGAAGTACCGCACCGACGCCGACCTGGAGGCGCTCGACCGGGCGAACGATGCGATCGCGGCCGAGGGCTCGCTCGCGGACTTCCTGCAGGCGAACGTGGACTGGCACGTGGCGGTCGCCGTCGCCTCGCACAACGAGCTGCTCACCGGGTTCATGGGCGCCTTGTCGCGGGCCATCTACGCCTCCACCGACAACTCGGGGTTCATCGACGCCGCGGTCCGGCAGACCACGGTGCGGGCCCACCGCAACATCACCGAGGCGATTCGCAAGCGCGACGCGTCCGCCGCCGTACGACGGATGACGCGCCATGTCCACGAGTACGCCTCGGCCGTCCTCGAGGTCGAGGAGCGCACGGAGATCGAGGTCCCGGGCGACTGA
- a CDS encoding acyl-CoA dehydrogenase family protein, protein MDFELTEDQQTIRKAVAELAARFDDQYWMDKDADHEFPTEFYDAFAAGGWLGITTPEEYGGHGFGITEASILLEEVAASGAGMNGASSMHLSIFGMHPVIVHGSEEMKKETLPRIVNGDLHVCFGVTEPGAGLDTTRITTFAKRDGSDYVVNGRKVWISKAVESEKILLLTRTAKFEDSPKKTEGLTLFLTDLDRAHVDIRPIKKMGRNAITSNELFIDDLRIPEEHRIGEEGQGFKYILDGLNPERMLVASEALGIGRAALRRAVRYAGEREVFGRPIGKNQGLQFPLADSLTRLDAAELVLRKATWLYDNGRPCAREANTAKYLCADAGFDAADRALQTHGGMGYSEEYHVARYFREARLTRIAPLSQEMVLNYIGEHVLGLPRSY, encoded by the coding sequence GTGGATTTCGAGCTCACCGAGGACCAGCAGACCATCCGCAAGGCCGTCGCCGAGCTGGCTGCGAGGTTCGATGACCAGTACTGGATGGACAAGGACGCCGACCACGAGTTCCCGACGGAGTTCTACGACGCGTTCGCCGCTGGCGGCTGGCTCGGCATCACCACTCCCGAGGAGTACGGCGGGCACGGGTTCGGGATCACCGAGGCGTCGATCCTCCTGGAGGAGGTCGCCGCCTCCGGCGCCGGCATGAACGGCGCGAGCTCGATGCACCTGTCCATCTTCGGGATGCACCCCGTGATCGTGCACGGCTCCGAGGAGATGAAGAAGGAGACCCTCCCGCGGATCGTCAACGGCGACCTCCACGTCTGCTTCGGGGTCACCGAGCCCGGGGCCGGTCTCGACACCACGAGGATCACGACCTTCGCCAAGCGCGACGGCTCGGACTACGTCGTCAACGGGCGCAAGGTCTGGATCTCCAAGGCCGTCGAGTCCGAGAAGATCCTGCTGCTGACGCGGACGGCGAAGTTCGAGGACTCCCCGAAGAAGACCGAGGGCCTCACCCTCTTCCTCACCGACCTCGACCGTGCCCACGTCGACATCCGGCCCATCAAGAAGATGGGCCGCAACGCCATCACGTCCAACGAGCTGTTCATCGACGATCTCCGGATCCCCGAGGAGCACCGGATCGGCGAGGAGGGCCAGGGCTTCAAGTACATCCTCGACGGCCTCAACCCCGAGCGGATGCTGGTGGCCTCGGAGGCGCTCGGCATCGGCCGCGCCGCCCTGCGCCGTGCCGTGCGCTACGCCGGCGAGCGCGAGGTCTTCGGCCGCCCGATCGGCAAGAACCAGGGTCTCCAGTTCCCGCTGGCCGACTCGCTCACCCGCCTCGACGCCGCCGAGCTCGTGCTCCGCAAGGCGACCTGGCTCTACGACAACGGCCGTCCCTGCGCGCGCGAGGCCAACACGGCCAAGTACCTGTGCGCGGACGCCGGCTTCGACGCGGCCGACCGGGCCCTGCAGACCCACGGCGGCATGGGGTACTCCGAGGAGTACCACGTGGCGCGCTACTTCAGGGAGGCCCGGCTGACCCGGATCGCCCCGCTCTCCCAGGAGATGGTCCTCAACTACATCGGCGAGCACGTGCTCGGACTCCCCAGGAGCTACTGA
- a CDS encoding SDR family oxidoreductase, whose protein sequence is MTAPFDLSGRAALVTGAGNGIGAAVARAFARAGAAVLVTDLDKDAAAAVASEIVEAGGRAESAVLDVRDAEAAAAAAEQAADLAGGTLHVLVNNAGAIAPAMFPKMTAEQFRFVVDVHLGGTFTVSQAALPLLPDDGTGRIINVTSAAGLVGTIGQVNYSAAKSGVIGVTKSLAKELARRRITVNAVAPLAATTMTENIRSNEKLAELTLARIPLGRWADPDEIAGTFVFFASDAASYITGQVLAVDGGTVI, encoded by the coding sequence ATGACCGCACCCTTCGACCTCAGCGGCCGCGCCGCCCTCGTCACCGGGGCCGGCAACGGCATCGGGGCCGCCGTCGCGCGCGCCTTCGCGCGCGCCGGGGCCGCCGTCCTCGTGACCGACCTCGACAAGGACGCGGCCGCCGCCGTCGCCTCGGAGATCGTCGAGGCCGGCGGACGGGCCGAGTCCGCGGTGCTCGACGTCCGTGACGCCGAGGCCGCCGCCGCGGCCGCCGAGCAGGCGGCCGACCTCGCCGGCGGCACGCTTCACGTTCTCGTCAACAACGCCGGCGCCATCGCACCGGCGATGTTCCCGAAGATGACCGCCGAGCAGTTCCGGTTCGTCGTCGACGTCCATCTCGGCGGCACCTTCACCGTCAGCCAGGCCGCGCTGCCCCTCCTGCCCGACGACGGCACCGGCCGGATCATCAACGTCACCTCGGCAGCGGGCCTGGTCGGCACGATCGGCCAGGTCAACTACAGCGCCGCCAAGTCGGGCGTGATCGGCGTGACCAAGTCGCTGGCCAAGGAGCTGGCGCGCCGGCGGATCACCGTCAACGCGGTGGCGCCCCTCGCCGCGACCACCATGACCGAGAACATCCGCAGCAACGAGAAGCTCGCCGAGCTGACCCTCGCCCGGATCCCGCTCGGGCGCTGGGCGGACCCGGACGAGATCGCCGGGACGTTCGTGTTCTTCGCCTCCGACGCGGCGTCGTACATCACCGGCCAGGTGCTGGCCGTCGACGGCGGGACGGTGATCTGA
- a CDS encoding AMP-binding protein yields MTYVWRPDADYLEHSNVARLMRTLGVDSVAELRARSVADIGAFWGAVVEDLAIPFHRPYAAVVDQSRGIAWPEWFVGGGLNAVDACLGAWVERTPDAVAVVHEAEDGTVARLTYAELADRVARVRAGLRARGIGKGDAVAIYLPMTPEAVVATYAVASLGAMLVPLFSGFAAPAVASRVQDAAARAVITADGTVRRGKQAGMLPALRAALAECPTVETVVVVDNLGEATDLQDREVAWNDLLASAPDPVVEPTDASDVLLLAYTSGTTGRPKGAVHTHAGFVTKTASEVAYGFEMAPGRTFCWITDMGWIMGPLSIFGTHGTGGTLLLYEGSPDVPDTSRLWQLVERHRVSMLGVSPTLIRTLRAAGDLPSQDLDSVRVLGSTGEPWDPESYEWLARDVFGGRVPIINFSGGTEVGGSFLCPYPVEEIRSCSLGGPALGMDVDVVDDAARPVRGEIGELVCRQPWPSMTRGIWNDDAEGSRYHEAYWSTFDGLWRHGDFALVDDDGGWFILGRSDDVMNVAGKRVAPAEIESVVALDGDVAESAVVGIPDATKGEAVWVFYVATEAADGEPEVASRVRGLVAGGVGKPFAPSQVVRVERLPKTRSAKILRRAIRAAVLDADPGDLSGAENPQAVDEIRELVKGLR; encoded by the coding sequence ATGACGTACGTCTGGCGGCCGGACGCCGACTACCTCGAGCACTCCAACGTCGCGCGCCTCATGCGCACCCTGGGCGTGGACTCCGTCGCCGAGCTCCGCGCCCGGTCGGTCGCCGACATCGGCGCCTTCTGGGGCGCGGTGGTCGAGGACCTCGCCATCCCGTTCCACCGGCCGTACGCCGCCGTGGTCGACCAGAGCCGCGGGATCGCGTGGCCGGAGTGGTTCGTCGGGGGTGGGCTCAACGCCGTCGATGCCTGCCTCGGCGCCTGGGTCGAGCGGACGCCGGATGCCGTCGCGGTCGTGCACGAGGCCGAGGACGGCACGGTCGCGCGGCTGACCTATGCCGAGCTCGCGGATCGGGTCGCCCGGGTCCGGGCCGGCCTGCGGGCGCGCGGCATCGGCAAGGGCGACGCCGTGGCGATCTACCTCCCGATGACGCCCGAGGCCGTGGTGGCGACGTACGCCGTCGCGAGCCTCGGGGCCATGCTCGTGCCGCTGTTCTCCGGCTTCGCCGCGCCGGCGGTCGCCAGCCGGGTCCAGGATGCGGCCGCGCGGGCGGTGATCACCGCCGACGGCACGGTTCGCCGCGGCAAGCAGGCGGGTATGCTTCCGGCGCTGCGGGCCGCCCTGGCCGAGTGCCCCACGGTCGAGACGGTCGTCGTGGTCGACAACCTCGGCGAGGCGACGGACCTCCAGGACCGCGAGGTGGCGTGGAACGACCTGCTCGCGTCGGCGCCCGACCCCGTCGTCGAGCCGACCGACGCGAGCGACGTCCTGCTGCTCGCGTACACCTCCGGGACGACCGGCCGGCCGAAGGGGGCCGTGCACACGCACGCCGGATTCGTGACGAAGACGGCCTCCGAGGTCGCCTACGGCTTCGAGATGGCCCCCGGGCGCACCTTCTGCTGGATCACCGACATGGGCTGGATCATGGGCCCGCTCTCCATCTTCGGCACTCACGGCACCGGCGGCACGCTGCTGCTGTACGAGGGCTCACCCGACGTGCCCGACACCAGCCGGCTGTGGCAGCTCGTCGAGCGGCACCGGGTCTCGATGCTCGGGGTCAGCCCGACCCTCATCCGCACGCTCCGCGCCGCCGGCGACCTGCCGTCGCAGGACCTGGACAGCGTCCGGGTGCTCGGCTCGACGGGCGAGCCCTGGGACCCGGAGTCCTACGAGTGGCTGGCCCGGGACGTGTTCGGCGGTCGGGTCCCGATCATCAACTTCTCCGGAGGCACCGAGGTGGGCGGGTCCTTCCTCTGCCCCTACCCGGTCGAGGAGATCCGCAGCTGCTCACTCGGCGGGCCGGCCCTGGGCATGGACGTCGACGTCGTCGACGACGCGGCCCGGCCGGTGCGCGGCGAGATCGGCGAGCTCGTGTGCCGGCAGCCCTGGCCGTCCATGACGCGGGGCATCTGGAACGACGACGCCGAGGGATCGCGCTACCACGAGGCGTACTGGTCCACCTTCGACGGCCTCTGGCGGCACGGCGACTTCGCGCTGGTCGACGACGACGGCGGCTGGTTCATCCTGGGCCGCTCCGACGACGTCATGAACGTGGCCGGCAAGCGGGTCGCCCCCGCCGAGATCGAGTCCGTCGTCGCCCTCGACGGCGACGTCGCGGAGTCCGCCGTGGTCGGGATCCCCGACGCGACCAAGGGGGAGGCGGTGTGGGTCTTCTACGTCGCCACGGAGGCCGCCGACGGTGAGCCGGAGGTCGCGAGCCGGGTCCGCGGCCTGGTCGCGGGAGGGGTGGGGAAGCCGTTCGCGCCCAGCCAGGTGGTGCGGGTCGAGCGACTTCCGAAGACGCGTTCGGCGAAGATCCTGCGCCGCGCGATCCGCGCCGCGGTGCTCGACGCCGATCCGGGCGACCTGTCCGGCGCGGAGAACCCGCAGGCCGTCGACGAGATCCGGGAGCTCGTCAAGGGACTGCGATGA
- a CDS encoding thiolase family protein — protein sequence MPLTGRDAWIVEALRTPMGKAHPERGWFRDVHPNAMLGAVYTALLEATGVASGDIEDLLIGCTAPFGEQSRNVARNAWLQAGYPPEVPATVLDRRCGSAQTAVEMAAALIASGTHDLVLAGGVENMGHVPMDAVARIEELYGAAWPAELRALYDFPTMGESAERIAEQWGIGRREMDEFAVRSHALAAAAIEAGRFAREIVPMELDGEVRTSDQSVRPGTSLESLADLKTIFRPETGVVTAGSSSPLTDGAAGVLLASDAAVERHGLAKRARILDQTTVGVDPLIMLTGPIPATRRLLERNGMTIDDIDLFEVNEAFSSVALAWERELKPDMDRVNVNGGAIALGHPVGASGSRLFATLLAEMERRDVEIGLVTMCCGGGLGTATLVQRV from the coding sequence ATGCCGCTGACCGGTCGCGACGCCTGGATCGTCGAAGCACTGCGGACGCCGATGGGCAAGGCCCACCCCGAGCGCGGCTGGTTCCGCGACGTCCACCCGAACGCGATGCTGGGCGCGGTCTACACCGCCCTGCTCGAGGCGACCGGAGTCGCGTCCGGCGACATCGAGGACCTCCTGATCGGCTGCACCGCACCGTTCGGCGAGCAGTCCCGCAACGTGGCCCGCAACGCCTGGCTGCAGGCCGGCTACCCGCCCGAGGTCCCGGCCACCGTCCTCGACCGACGGTGCGGGTCGGCGCAGACCGCGGTCGAGATGGCTGCGGCGCTGATCGCCTCGGGCACGCACGACCTCGTGCTCGCCGGTGGCGTCGAGAACATGGGCCACGTCCCGATGGATGCCGTCGCGCGGATCGAGGAGCTGTACGGCGCGGCCTGGCCCGCCGAGCTCCGGGCGCTCTACGACTTCCCGACCATGGGCGAGAGCGCCGAGCGGATCGCCGAGCAGTGGGGGATCGGCCGGCGCGAGATGGACGAGTTCGCGGTGCGCTCGCACGCGCTGGCCGCCGCCGCGATCGAGGCCGGCCGGTTCGCGCGGGAGATCGTGCCGATGGAGCTCGACGGCGAGGTCCGGACCAGCGACCAGAGCGTCCGGCCCGGCACCAGCCTCGAGAGCCTGGCCGACCTGAAGACGATCTTCCGGCCCGAGACCGGCGTGGTCACCGCGGGGTCGTCCTCGCCGCTCACCGACGGCGCGGCCGGCGTACTGCTGGCCTCCGACGCGGCGGTCGAGCGGCACGGACTGGCGAAGCGGGCGCGGATCCTCGACCAGACGACCGTGGGCGTCGACCCGCTCATCATGCTGACCGGGCCGATCCCGGCCACCCGCAGGCTGCTCGAGCGCAACGGGATGACGATCGACGACATCGACCTGTTCGAGGTCAACGAGGCGTTCAGCTCGGTCGCGCTCGCCTGGGAGCGCGAGCTCAAGCCGGACATGGACCGGGTCAACGTCAACGGTGGGGCCATCGCGCTCGGCCATCCCGTGGGCGCCTCGGGCTCGCGCCTGTTCGCCACGCTCCTGGCCGAGATGGAGCGCCGGGACGTGGAGATCGGCCTCGTCACCATGTGCTGCGGCGGTGGTCTCGGCACGGCCACCCTGGTCCAGCGGGTCTGA
- a CDS encoding acyl-CoA dehydrogenase family protein produces the protein MDLADAPDEAEFRARVRSWLAESLPRLPWPEPAGLEAKVPFWRQWQRMLYDAGLAGLTWPVEYGGQGLDERMRAIFGEECDLAGAPERLNIIGEDFCGPTIAHFGTDAQKQRLLQPILTGEEIWCQLFSEPEAGSDLASLRTRAVKVDGGWRISGQKIWTSRAQIAAHAILLARTGGNDPAKARHKGITFFLLPMDSEGVTVRPLRHMLGEAEFNEVFLDDVFVPDDGVVGEVDGGWKVTMGTLAFERVAIATGRVNTTKAVADIVDDIRGMTDSAGRPLGADPALRQRVADLWARALIHKTISQRVITGAAAGAPPGPVTSIGKLYFCPLVEDLADFRLSLAPLGGQFDLDEDDDELAATRSWLRLANQGRGTAIAGGSTYIQRNIAAERILGMPRA, from the coding sequence ATGGACCTGGCGGACGCCCCCGACGAGGCGGAGTTCCGCGCCCGGGTCCGGTCGTGGCTCGCCGAGTCCCTGCCGCGACTGCCGTGGCCGGAGCCGGCGGGCCTCGAGGCCAAGGTGCCGTTCTGGCGGCAGTGGCAGCGGATGCTGTACGACGCCGGGCTGGCCGGCCTGACCTGGCCCGTCGAGTACGGCGGCCAGGGCCTCGACGAGCGGATGCGCGCGATCTTCGGCGAGGAGTGCGACCTCGCCGGCGCGCCCGAGCGCCTCAACATCATCGGCGAGGACTTCTGCGGGCCGACCATCGCCCACTTCGGCACCGACGCCCAGAAGCAGCGGCTGCTCCAGCCGATCCTGACCGGCGAGGAGATCTGGTGCCAGCTCTTCTCGGAGCCGGAGGCCGGCTCCGACCTCGCCAGCCTGCGCACCAGGGCGGTCAAGGTCGACGGCGGCTGGCGGATCAGCGGCCAGAAGATCTGGACCAGCCGGGCCCAGATCGCCGCCCATGCCATCCTGCTGGCCCGCACCGGCGGCAACGATCCCGCCAAGGCGCGGCACAAGGGCATCACCTTCTTCCTGCTGCCGATGGACAGCGAGGGCGTCACGGTGCGGCCGCTGCGGCACATGCTCGGCGAGGCCGAGTTCAACGAGGTCTTCCTCGACGACGTCTTCGTCCCCGACGACGGTGTCGTCGGGGAGGTCGACGGCGGCTGGAAGGTCACCATGGGCACCCTCGCCTTCGAGCGGGTGGCGATCGCCACCGGCCGGGTCAACACGACCAAGGCGGTGGCCGACATCGTCGACGACATCCGCGGCATGACCGACTCCGCCGGCCGGCCGCTCGGCGCGGACCCGGCGCTCCGGCAGCGGGTCGCCGACCTCTGGGCGCGGGCGCTGATCCACAAGACCATCAGCCAGCGGGTCATCACCGGTGCCGCCGCCGGCGCCCCGCCGGGGCCGGTGACGTCCATCGGCAAGCTGTACTTCTGTCCGCTCGTCGAGGACCTGGCCGACTTCCGGCTCTCCCTCGCGCCGCTGGGCGGGCAGTTCGACCTCGACGAGGACGACGACGAGCTGGCGGCGACACGGTCCTGGCTGCGCCTGGCCAACCAGGGCCGCGGCACCGCCATCGCCGGCGGGTCGACCTACATCCAGCGCAATATCGCGGCCGAGCGCATCCTCGGCATGCCGCGGGCCTGA
- a CDS encoding acyl-CoA dehydrogenase family protein, with protein MQWRFSEEQHAYREALRGWLGDVAGSDRVRGWLGVDGEATDPGPFERRLVEDGMGGVGVPEELGGQGGGLVELAIAAEELARVAAPSSAWLATALAAPALESRPDLAKAAVEGGHAALAVAAESLPDRPPAVAVEGGRISGTVPRVLGADRAGLLVVPAGGADGLRLYAVDPRSPGVSIAPRRLLDRSRSVADVGLDGVTGEVLDADAAAVLARLADVAGVLVAADALGAMERMLELAVEYSGQRHQFGVPIGSFQAVKHAAATILVDVEAGRSGVYYAAASVAGGDPQRALHAAAVKAQVTTAAGRAADSALTMHGAIGYTWEHDLHLLFKRARLDEQLFGSAGAWNERIADGLALV; from the coding sequence ATGCAGTGGAGGTTCTCTGAGGAGCAGCACGCCTATCGCGAGGCACTGCGGGGCTGGCTCGGTGACGTCGCCGGATCCGACCGGGTGCGCGGCTGGCTGGGCGTCGACGGCGAGGCGACGGATCCGGGTCCGTTCGAGCGGCGTCTCGTCGAGGACGGCATGGGAGGCGTCGGCGTCCCCGAGGAGCTGGGCGGCCAGGGAGGCGGGCTCGTCGAGCTCGCGATCGCCGCCGAGGAGCTCGCTCGCGTCGCGGCGCCGAGCTCGGCGTGGCTCGCGACGGCCCTCGCGGCGCCGGCGCTCGAGAGCCGTCCGGACCTCGCCAAGGCCGCCGTCGAGGGCGGTCATGCGGCGCTCGCGGTGGCGGCCGAGTCGCTGCCGGACCGCCCGCCGGCCGTCGCCGTCGAGGGAGGCCGGATCAGCGGGACCGTGCCGCGGGTCCTGGGCGCCGATCGCGCGGGGCTGCTCGTCGTACCTGCCGGAGGGGCCGACGGTCTGCGCCTGTACGCCGTGGATCCCCGCTCGCCCGGGGTGAGCATCGCGCCGCGGCGCCTGCTGGACCGGTCGCGCTCGGTCGCCGATGTCGGACTCGACGGGGTCACGGGGGAGGTGCTCGACGCCGACGCGGCCGCCGTGCTCGCCCGACTCGCCGACGTCGCCGGGGTGCTCGTGGCCGCGGACGCGCTGGGGGCCATGGAGCGGATGCTGGAGCTGGCGGTCGAGTACAGCGGACAGCGCCACCAGTTCGGCGTGCCGATCGGCTCGTTCCAGGCGGTCAAGCACGCCGCGGCGACGATCCTGGTCGACGTGGAGGCCGGTCGGTCCGGCGTCTACTACGCAGCCGCGTCCGTCGCCGGCGGGGACCCGCAGCGGGCGCTGCACGCCGCGGCGGTCAAGGCGCAGGTCACGACGGCGGCCGGGCGAGCCGCCGACAGCGCACTGACGATGCACGGTGCGATCGGCTACACGTGGGAGCACGACCTCCATCTGCTCTTCAAGCGGGCGCGGCTCGACGAGCAGCTCTTCGGCTCGGCCGGCGCATGGAACGAGCGGATTGCGGATGGCCTCGCCTTGGTCTAG
- a CDS encoding hydroxymethylglutaryl-CoA lyase, with product MSTATLPNSTEGETRTVHIREVGPRDGFQNEPETIPTADKIRLIDALGRAGLKRIEVASFVRPDVIPQLSDGVAVLQGIDVPDDVARMVLVPNSKGLDNALAHRDLFEEVALFVSASETHNKRNINRTVQETMDDVRAMGGRILAEDLTYCAVIATSFGCPFEGAVPMDRVLGLAEQFAESGATEIGFGDTTGMCNPSYAGRFFAAAVERLPGVEITAHFHNTRGQGLANAYAALEAGCRSFESSFGELGGCPVPAGSTGNIATEDLVSMFHEMGVDTGLDLGSLIEAARDAQSTLGRKLTSHSIIAGPVIWSPSV from the coding sequence ATGAGCACCGCGACCCTCCCCAACAGCACCGAGGGCGAGACCCGCACCGTCCACATCCGCGAGGTCGGTCCTCGCGACGGCTTCCAGAACGAGCCCGAGACCATCCCGACCGCCGACAAGATCCGGCTGATCGACGCCCTGGGCCGGGCGGGACTCAAGCGGATCGAGGTGGCCAGCTTCGTGCGGCCCGACGTGATCCCGCAGCTCTCGGACGGCGTGGCGGTGCTCCAGGGCATCGACGTCCCCGACGATGTCGCCCGGATGGTGCTGGTGCCCAACAGCAAGGGCCTCGACAACGCGCTGGCGCACCGCGACCTCTTCGAGGAGGTGGCCCTGTTCGTCAGCGCCAGCGAGACCCACAACAAGCGAAACATCAACCGCACCGTCCAGGAGACCATGGACGACGTCCGGGCGATGGGCGGGCGGATCCTCGCCGAGGACCTCACCTACTGCGCCGTGATCGCCACGTCCTTCGGGTGCCCGTTCGAGGGCGCCGTGCCGATGGACCGGGTCCTCGGCCTGGCCGAGCAGTTCGCCGAGTCGGGGGCGACCGAGATCGGCTTCGGCGACACCACGGGCATGTGCAACCCGTCGTACGCCGGCCGCTTCTTCGCCGCGGCCGTCGAGCGGCTGCCCGGTGTCGAGATCACCGCCCACTTCCACAACACCCGCGGCCAGGGCCTCGCCAACGCGTACGCCGCGCTCGAGGCCGGCTGCCGGAGCTTCGAGTCCAGCTTCGGCGAGCTCGGCGGCTGCCCGGTCCCGGCGGGCTCGACCGGCAACATCGCGACCGAGGACCTCGTGTCGATGTTCCACGAGATGGGCGTCGACACCGGCCTCGACCTCGGCAGCCTCATCGAGGCGGCCCGCGACGCCCAGAGCACCCTCGGCCGCAAGCTCACCAGCCACTCGATCATCGCCGGGCCGGTCATCTGGTCCCCCAGCGTCTGA
- a CDS encoding acetyl-CoA hydrolase/transferase family protein, translated as MFDVADFLDPGDGVWWGQGSAEPEPLVNQVLDAVDRVGPIRAFSGLTWNERLSGDLPEKLTVVSYGGLGQLRSLSRYGRLDVVPCHYSAIPRMFATGQLPNDVGLIQVSAPGPDGLVTLGTGVEYVADAILHTRTLVAEINHRMPATVGGPRLPLSAFAAVIETDRPLREAPAKAGDTVDRAIASNVASIVDDGSTIQIGVGSLPSAVLEALAGHSDLGFHSGMITDGVLTLVEKGVITGARKEIDPGVVVTGAALCTSDGYRRLGEHPVEFRAASYTHAPAVLSRLGSLVSINSAIEVDLLGQVGAELARGVHIGAVGGQVDFSRAASLTGSRSIIALRSTVGSGEQSQSTIVPALAGGVVTTARVDVDAVVTEHGVAMLTGCTVAERALRLIEVAAPEHREHLERSLAEQENR; from the coding sequence ATGTTCGACGTGGCGGACTTCCTGGATCCGGGCGACGGGGTCTGGTGGGGACAGGGCAGTGCCGAGCCCGAGCCGCTCGTCAACCAGGTGCTGGACGCCGTCGATCGCGTCGGGCCGATCCGGGCCTTCTCGGGGCTCACCTGGAACGAGCGGCTCTCCGGCGACCTGCCCGAGAAGCTGACCGTGGTCTCCTACGGAGGTCTCGGGCAGTTGCGCAGCCTCAGCCGGTACGGACGACTCGACGTGGTGCCGTGCCACTACTCCGCCATCCCGCGGATGTTCGCCACCGGCCAGCTGCCCAACGACGTGGGCCTGATCCAGGTGTCCGCACCCGGTCCCGACGGCCTGGTCACCCTCGGCACCGGGGTCGAGTACGTCGCCGACGCGATCCTGCACACCCGGACGCTGGTCGCCGAGATCAACCACCGGATGCCCGCCACGGTGGGCGGCCCACGGCTGCCGCTGTCGGCCTTCGCAGCGGTCATCGAGACGGACCGGCCGTTGCGGGAGGCGCCGGCGAAGGCCGGGGACACCGTCGACCGGGCGATCGCCTCCAACGTCGCGAGCATCGTCGACGACGGGTCGACGATCCAGATCGGCGTGGGCTCCCTGCCGTCCGCTGTGCTCGAGGCGCTGGCCGGGCACTCCGACCTGGGCTTCCACAGCGGGATGATCACCGACGGTGTGCTGACGCTGGTGGAGAAGGGCGTCATCACCGGTGCCCGCAAGGAGATCGACCCCGGCGTCGTCGTCACCGGTGCCGCGCTGTGCACCTCCGACGGCTACCGGCGCCTGGGCGAGCACCCCGTCGAGTTCCGCGCCGCGAGCTACACCCACGCGCCGGCGGTGCTCTCGCGGCTGGGGTCGCTGGTGTCGATCAACTCGGCCATCGAGGTCGACCTGCTCGGCCAGGTCGGCGCGGAGCTGGCCCGCGGCGTGCACATCGGCGCCGTCGGCGGCCAGGTCGACTTCAGCCGGGCGGCGTCGCTCACCGGCTCGCGCTCCATCATCGCGCTCCGCTCGACCGTCGGGTCGGGCGAGCAGTCCCAGTCCACCATCGTGCCGGCCCTCGCCGGCGGCGTGGTCACGACCGCGCGGGTCGACGTCGACGCCGTCGTCACCGAGCACGGCGTGGCGATGCTGACCGGCTGCACGGTGGCCGAGCGGGCGCTGCGCCTCATCGAGGTCGCCGCGCCCGAGCACCGTGAGCACCTCGAACGCAGCCTCGCAGAGCAGGAGAACCGATGA